Genomic DNA from uncultured Acetobacterium sp.:
TTGCTGACATCCTCTATGACCGATTTGGTAAACCATTTGAAGAAAGCCGTGATGAATTGATGCAACGGATCATAGAAACCATGAAAGTTTTTGATAAAAAATATTGGCTTCTTGTGGTTCCATTCTAGAAAATGGGTAATAAGATGAAGATACTCCTTTGTAATGTCTCAAAAAAATACGAAACAAATGCTCATGACTATGTGGGGCTTTTCTATCTGGCAGGCGCGCTGGAAGTGGCTGGCTTTGAGCCTCTTGTTTTTCATGGGAAACCAGAAAAACTCATGTCAGAAATAGAAAAGAACCAACCAGCGGCCATTGGTTTTTCCTGTGATTTTGACAATCGCGAACTGATTGAAAATCTCGCAAAAAAAATAAAAGCAAAATGGGACATTCCCATTATCGTTGGCGGCCCCCAAAGTATTGGATTAGGAAGCGAATTTCTGGAAAAAAGCCAGGTCGATTATCTGTTAAGAGGCGAAGGTGAGAACGCGCTGCCGCAGCTCTTAAATACCATATTAAAAGAAAATGGCGAGTTAAGCGACGTCAAAGGTTTGGTCATGATTAAAGACGGGGTTTTTACGGAAACGCTGCCGGAAATTATTGAAGATCTGGATGCCCTGCCGCTACCGGCCTACCATGCCTCCTTACATATCGATCACGCCTATGGCAAATTGATTTTTACCGGTAGAGGGTGTCCCTATCAATGTGCCTACTGCGCACCCAGTCCTGGCAAACAAAAGGTAAGGCTAAGAAGCATTCCGTTAGTGCTGGATGAAATTAAACTCAACTTAAAAAACAATCCTGATTTAAGCTATATTATTATCATGGATGATGCCTTTACCCTCGACAGAGAGCGGATTGAAGAATTTTGTCAAGGGATGAAAGAAATCAGAAAAAGCCGGGATCTGGTCTGGTATTGCGAATGCCATGTGGGGCAAATAAAAAATTGGATGGATATCCTGCCCACGATGATTGAGGCTGGGCTGATCCGGTTGCAGATTGGCATTGAATCCGGAGATCAGAAGGTCATCGATCAGTACAACAAGCATGTAAAAATAACGGATATTATTGAATTTGTGTCCTACGCCGCCGATTGCGGACTGACCCAGATTGCCACCAATTTTATTGTTGGCGGGCCTGAGGAAGAATCAGGAGCAACCGCTAAACTCATCCAAACCCTGATGGATCAAGCTCCCGGAGTCATTGATATCATCACCGGATTTTTAAGAGCTTATCCGGGCACCGCAATATTAAATAATCCGGAAAAATTCAAGCTACAGCTTCATGACCAAGACGGTCATCTTTCCAGTGATGATTACCCATTTGTGACACCGGTGGGATGCAGTCAGGATCAGGTCATGAAAAACCGTCAGGAACTCAATAAGATCATTCGTCAAAGTATGCAAAAGAAAATTAAAAACCATGAATTGAAAAACGAAGTGGTAATGAAGCAATTTAAAGCTGCTCTGAATTATGGAATCAGGAGCCGATGGTTTGAGGAAATTTCCGCCAATCCCAGAGCCTATGAATATTACTATGTTCTTTATTTAAATGAGGGACAGGACTTTGCGCAATCCCTGGATTTTACCAGAGATTACCCCCAACGAACATTTGAACTTTGGCGAACCATGACTTTTACCGAAGGGTTCCCAAAATTAGATGGCATGGCACTTTCACCATTGGAATATGGGTTGCTGTTGCGCTGTGCCGGAAAAAGAAGCCTGGCCGATATCGAAACTGAATTGTTTTCACTATTCGGTGGCCCTTATCAAAACCAGGTGGAATTCCATGAAAAGTTAGTTGATATTCTATATCAATTTAATTTTAAATATTGGCTGACTCATTTTATGATTTAGCCAAAATCGTTTGGAAAGGAGGAAGAACATGAGTATTGATGGTGCAAAAGCATTAGCCGCAAAAGTATTAACCGATGAGGCGTTGGCAAAACAACTAGATGATGCTAAAACAGAAGCAGAATTTGATGCAGTTGTTGCAAAATTGGGTTACAGCTGTACAGCAGTTGAATTTGATGCTGCTTTTAAAGAAGCACAGGCCAAACAACCAATCAGTGATGATCAATTGGATCAGGCTGCCGGTGGTTTAAGTATTGTAGGCGTGGATTACGCATTTACAGCAACACAAACAGCTAGAGCTTAGTAAGCGAAGAAGGGGATTTTTCCCCTTCGAAGTACTGACTGGATGGTCCAAAGTCAGTAGTTCAAAGGGGGATATAGAAGATGGAACTATTATTGATTAAATCACACCGCTATGTCAGCGGTTATATTCCCGGCAGCAATCTGGGAATGAATATCCTGACCCAATTATTAACAAAAAAAGGCTATCAGGTCGAGATGTTTCAAGGCTATGCCAAAGAAGCCATGGATTATGTCAAGGCACTGATGGAGAAAGAAGATCAGCCGAAAATCATCGGTTTTTATTGTGATTTTAACAATATTCACTGGGTTAAGACTTTTTCAAAAGAAGTAAAGAAGCAGTATCCGGAGCTTATTTTATTGGCGGGAGGCCCTCAAACTGCCGGGATGGATGCCGATTTTTTAAAAGAAACAGCGATCGCAGCGGCCTGTATCGGTGAGGGTGAGGAAACCATTTTGGAACTGATGGATTTTTTTATCGAAAAAAAAGGAGCGCTCAACGATATCCAAGGGATTATTTTCCGGGATGAAGACGGAAAACTGGTGGAAACCGAACCAAGAAAGCCACCGGAAGATTTGGATGATATTCCCTGGCCGGATATAACTCTGACCAACGATTATAAATATTACGGACTGCTGCCGATCTTAACCGGACGAGGCTGTCCTTTTGGCTGTACCTTTTGCTATGAAGGTGCCAATGCTAAACGGGTTCGCCGTCACTCGGTGCCTTCGTTGATGGCGGAAATCAGAACGAACTTTAAACGGAACCCAGCCATCAATTACATTAATTTTCTCGATGACACCTTTACCCTGGATCATAAACGCGTTGATCAGATTTGTGAAGAAGTCAACAAAATCAGGGCAGATTATGATTTTGTCTGGTTTGCCAGCGCCCATATTTCAACCATTGACAAGCATCGGGAGATGGCCAGGAATCTGGCGGATGCCGGTCTTAAAAAGATTTTTTTTGGATTGGAATCCGGCAGTGATCAGGTTTTAAAAAGTTATAATAAAAAAATAACGCGAAAAATGGCCGTGGATGTCATTGATCATTGCGTGGAATCGGGAATTCATGGCATTTCCGGCAATATTATTATTGGTGGGCCCCATGAAACGAGGGACACCATTCAAGAATCAGAAGACTTGATTATGGAACTGCTCCATAATGCCCCTGGTCAGTTCGAAACCGCTTATTTTTCATTTTTACCTTATCCCAAGACCCCCATTACCCTTAATCCCGAAAAATTCGGTATGGAAATTTATGAGGATCTGATTGATTGCTGTAATGAGGATATTCCCCTTTCTCGAACCCAAGCACTGGATTTTACCGATCTGATCAATATTCGGCTCCAGGCCAATAAACGACTGCAGAATGAAATGCGCAAAATTTATTTTGACGGAAAAATTCCCGAAGCGGTTATTCTGGATTCTTACCGACTCGGCCGCCAATACGGGGTATTTACCCGTTGGAATGATTATGTCTATAAAAATATTCCGATTGATGATGCTTACTGGAAAATGCGGGCCTCGGATGAGTATGTTATCAATGCTCAACTGGGGAGAAATGATGAAGATGCGCTTATCCATCGAACCTTCGAATTATGGTTATATACCGATGTTACGGCCGAAAAACCGCAGATATTTGATCAAACGCTGGATGAAATCGACTATACCCTCTTAAAACTCTGCAACGGACGATTATCGAAAAAAGAAGTGCTGCAGCAGGCCAGAAAAAATCTGGATCCCCAGGAAAAGAACCCGGATTTTTATGGTGAGGCAGCCCAATCCCTGAATAAAATGGAGGGGAATAAGTGGATTTTATATCGGAAACCATAACCAGTAAACCAAAGGTTTTACTGGTTTATACGCAGCGCATGGTCCGGGGACGGACCTTTGAAATGATCGAAAATCTGGGGATCTTAACCCTGGCCGCCCAACTCAATGCCAATGGTTTTGAGGCAATCGCCTATACCGGGATCAGCACTGATGCGGTGAAAACCATTAAAAAAATGAAAGACGACTTATTTGCGGTCTGTTTTTACTGTGATTTTGATAATCGTGCAGTGGTTGCAGCCATTATCCACTATTTAAAAAGAAAAAATGACTTTTATGTGGTGCTGGGAGGCCCTCAAACCTTGCATATGACCAGTGCAGATTTGAAGACCTTTGGAGCTGATGCGATTATCAAAGGCGAAGGGGAAGAAACACTGTTATCCTGGTTAAATGCCAAGGTCAGGGGAGCAGAGGTTTTTGTTCAGGGCGAAATCCGGCCTGATCAAAACGCCGATTACGTTTATCTGGAAGATTTCTCAAAATACGAATTGCCTCGAAATGAAGATGTGTTTAATTACCAGGAACGACCACTGTTGTCGGTGATTACCGCCCGGGGCTGTCCCTATCGCTGCGCTTTTTGCTTTGAGGGCGGGAATTCCAAGAATTTGAGAATGCGCTCGGCTGAAGAAGTACTAAACGAAATCGAAATGCGCATAAAAAACAGTCAGCGTCCCCGTTACCTGTTTTTTTGTGATGATACCTTTACCACCAACCCAGTGCGATTGAAAAAGATTTTGTCCGGACTCCGAACCCTTCGGAAAAATCATGACTTTGTCTGGTTTTGCGAAGGACATCCCGGTTTTTTGGTAAAGCATCCCGAACTGATCCGCGAAATGATTGACAGCGGGATGGTCCGAATGCAGATCGGGATGGAGTCAGGGGTGGAAGCGATACTAAAGGCCTATGGAAAACAGGCCAGACCAGAGGACATCCAAAAAGTGGTGGAAATCTGTTATGCCGAAGGATTGCCCCAGTTAACCGGAAATTATATTATCGGTGGAGCCTTCGAAACAGCAAAAACGCTTCAGGAAACCACCGAAAAAGTCCTGGAACTCCTGGACTTAGCTCCAGGAATGTTGGATTTATCAACAACCTTTATGATGCCTCTGCCTGGAACGCAGATCTACAATCACCCGGAAACCTTTGGGATTGTTCTGGAAGATCGGGAATGTCTTACCAACCTGGAGGACTTCCCTGTGAACCATACCCAGGAACTGTCTCTGCCGGAAATCTGTATGGGTCGCTCCCGTTTTATTACTGCGGTTTCCAATAAAATGAAAGACCAGTATGAAAAAGGTTTGATTCCCAAAGAACGGATCAGAGCAGACTTTGACCTGGCTTTTAACTATGGCATTGCCGCTGGTTACCTTAAGTTTATTTATGCCAAAGACCCGTTAATGGTAGCATATTACAAAAAGCTGATTGAATACAAGGGCGTTTTGAAAGAATGGCACGAACTCACTGAGGCAGAAAAAAATAGCTGGGTTATCCACAAAATTCCAGATTTTTCAATGCTGGATCTGGATTCGCTCAGCCAAACCGAAATTGACATGCTCAGCTATTCCGGAAGATTTACCACCACCGAAATGGCAGAAAAACTGAAACTGCCTTTCGCGGAGATGAAAAACCTGCTGATAAAAATGAATGACAAGCATTTGATTTTGTTTTCAGCATTTATTTAGTTTAAGCTTATCGGTAAGATCACGGCACTTTTGCAATTACCGGATTACCTAAAACGTAAGGAGAGCGTTATGAAAAAAAATCGGATGATCGTATCCATCCTCGCTATATTCGTCATCAGCAGTGTGCTTTGTTTTGGTTGTACCGCCAAAACTACTAAAACAAGCACCCTGTCAGTGGATGTGGTTTATCCATTTTCCGAAGATTATAGCGCTTCTTTCAAAAATGGAATCGAACTGGCCGCCAAAGAAATCAATGATCAGGGTGGTATTCTAAATCAGGCTATTGAAATCAATTATAATGATGACGGCAATAATACCAATACAGCAGTGGAAGTAGCGACCATGATCGCAGAAAAACAGGGCTTTCCGATTGTCATTGGTCATCGCAGCACCGACGATGTGCTGAAGGTGGCCAGTATTTATAATCAGAATAATAAGCTGTTGTTTGCGCCCATTATTGCCAGTTCAAAGGTAAGTCTGGGAGAAAACGAAGGGGCTTATCTCTGCGCCCCGTCCGATGACAAAATGGCTGCGGAAATGGTTCAAAGCATGACGGCTCAGGGAATCACCAAGATTGCCATGGTTCATACTGCCAGTAATACCTATGGCAAAGACTATATTCAAAAGGTTGAAGAACACGCCAAACAGGCAGGCATTGAAATTGTGGATGCAGTTTCTTACCTACCAAACCTCGATTATTTCCGCTATTATGTGAAAAAATGGGACAGTCTGGGAGCCCAGGCAATCGTCACTGCCTGTGTCGGAAATGATATCACGACGCTTTATGACTATCTGGAAAAAACTGGCAACACCCGGCCGATTTTTGCCACGTATGATATTGAAGTCCAGCCCTATGTCATTTCCCAGAGCATGAAAAGCCTGACCCAGGTAACCAGTTATTTTAACAGTACGGCCACAGTTGGTTCAGAAGCAGGATTCATTCAGGCATATCAGAAGGCCTATGGGATGGCTCCGGATTTACCGGCAGCCCAGGCCTATGTCTCCATGCATCTGGCCGCCGATGCAGCGAACAAGGCCCAGAGCCTGGAGGCGGAGGTCCTCAAAAAAGTGCTGGCCGAAAACAGTTTTGATAGTATTTATGGCAGTTTGAATTTTGATAAACGGCTGATCAACGGGATTCCGGTATTTCAGAAGATCTATGTGAATAACCAGCTGGTACCTAAGGATAATCCGACTGGGGGAGGACAAAGCTAGTGAATAAATCCATTTTTCAGAATAAAGATGATAAAAGTACCAAAAAAAATGAACATTCAGCTTTGATGACCGTCATCGGTCCCGGGAATCTGCTAATTTTATTGGGCATTACCATTTTCCTCGTCTGTGTCATTGTTTTTTCAGTGACCGTGCCCATTAATATGACAACAACTCTGGATGCCGTAGTATCCTATGGCGAGGGAAATGTTGATGTCGTTGTTGAAAATGAGGGCATTCTGTCTCAAGTCGCCGTTTCCAATGGTGATTACGTCCAACGAGGTGATTTACTGGGAGTGATCACCACCGAAGCCACCGCAACTCCGATCTCAAATGGGGCAGTTCTCACCGATCAGCAGAAGAGTATGGTCAAACGGCAAACCATGATTGTCGCTCCGGAAAACGGTGTGATTTCGGGACTGAACTATCAGGATGGCGCATATTTGGCGAAAAACAGTACCTTTTGCCAAATTGCCAAAAGAGAAAATAAAGATACCACGGTGGTGGTTCAAGCCTATTCCAACTACGAAGGGGCGATCAATATTAAACAGGGGGACAAGGTTTTTGTGGCCCTGGAATCGGTGAACAGTGATAAGTATGGCTATTTAAGAGGGGTGGTTCGAAGTGTCCAGCTGAGTGGCTTATCTCAGGATGAAACAAGTCCCGTTGAGATGCTGATTATTATTGATCCCAAGGTTGATGCTCAGGGGAATTATGTCTGGACCAAGGAAAACAATGGCTTCACCGGAGAAATCACGGCGGGGACATCTGGCAGTGCAACCATTTTTACCGATAAGTTATATCTCATTGACTTGATTATCTCCTAGAAAGGCGGAAAGACTCATGACGAAACCAGAAACCGAAAAAAGTCAGGATGAGAAAATAAAACTGCCTAAAATAGTCAAGGTACCCGTCGTTCTTCAGATGGAAGCAGTGGAATGTGGGGTAGCCTCACTCTCCATGGTGTTAGCCTATTATGGTCGCTTTGAAACCTTGGAGACGTTACGTATCGATTGCGGTGTTTCCCGAGATGGGGTAAAAGCCGGAAACATTGCCAGAACGGCCAGACTTTATGGTCTGGAATCACAGGGGTTTGTCTGCACCGTCGATAAGCTAAAGGAAATGGAAATGCCGGTGATTATCCACTGGGATTTCAGTCATTTTGTCGTTCTTGAAGGATTTAAAAATAATAAGGTTCATTTATGTGATCCCGCTTCAGGACAGCGGGTGATTACCGAAGAAGAGCTGGGCGCCATGTTTACCGGGGTGGTTATTGAATCACGGCCGGGTCCGGCGTTCAAAAAAGTCGGTGAAAAACCGGATGTCTGGAAGGCTCTGTTTAAACGACTTTCTCAAACTGGCATGTCCCCCTTGATCTACGCCCTGATTCTGGGTGTTTTGTTAGTTATCCCGGGACTGGTTATTGCCAATTATTCGAAAATATTTGTGGATTATTATTTAAATAATACTGAAAAATTTGATATCTTGATTTTTATTTTCATTCTGTTAAATACCGTAATCCTCCAGGCTATTCTCAATTGGCTGAAAGAAAATGCGCTGGTGAGAATGGAGAATTATATCGCGATTGACAGTGCTGGAACCTATCTGCGCCATGTCCTCCGATTGCCGGTGGAGTTTTTCAATCAGCGACAATCCGGGGACATCAACAGCCGGATGCAAAGCATTAATACAGTAGCAACTGCCTTATCCAGCAATCTCGCACGAATCCTGGTCAATCTGGTGACGGCGTTACTATATTTAATCCTGCTTTTTCAATATAATGTTATCTTGACCCTGATCGGAATTGTGATTACTGGAATTAATATTTTTCTGCTCCAGTATACTGCCAAAAAGAATGCCGACAACAACCGGGTATTACTTCAATACCAGGGGAAATCGATTGGCTGGATTATGGTGAATTTGAAATCCATTGAAACCATCAAGTCCATTGGCGAAGAAGATAATTTTTTTACCCGCATCGCCGGACTCAGTGCCGAAACCTTGGCAGTGGAACAGCGGATGGGCCGGATGGAAGCGGTGATCTCAGTGCTGCCGACTCTGTTAACCAGTGTTTTAACGGCTTTGATCTTTATGATGGGCAGTGAATACGTCTTAATGGGAACCATGACCATCGGGACCTTTGTCGCCTTTAATACCTTGATGACAGGCTTTACCCAGCCAATGAGCGAACTGGTCAGTACCAGCGCCGCCTTACAAGGGATGATTGCTGACATTCAGCGACTGGACGATGTCGAGAAATATCCCGAAGATGTAGCCCTGGAATCAGAAAAGCTATCGCTAGAAGGGTTTGACTGTGATCAATTGGAAGGCGAAATCGAAATCAAGGAGCTGACTTTTGGCTATAATCGACTCTCAGATCCGATTATTCAGGGTTT
This window encodes:
- a CDS encoding radical SAM protein; protein product: MKILLCNVSKKYETNAHDYVGLFYLAGALEVAGFEPLVFHGKPEKLMSEIEKNQPAAIGFSCDFDNRELIENLAKKIKAKWDIPIIVGGPQSIGLGSEFLEKSQVDYLLRGEGENALPQLLNTILKENGELSDVKGLVMIKDGVFTETLPEIIEDLDALPLPAYHASLHIDHAYGKLIFTGRGCPYQCAYCAPSPGKQKVRLRSIPLVLDEIKLNLKNNPDLSYIIIMDDAFTLDRERIEEFCQGMKEIRKSRDLVWYCECHVGQIKNWMDILPTMIEAGLIRLQIGIESGDQKVIDQYNKHVKITDIIEFVSYAADCGLTQIATNFIVGGPEEESGATAKLIQTLMDQAPGVIDIITGFLRAYPGTAILNNPEKFKLQLHDQDGHLSSDDYPFVTPVGCSQDQVMKNRQELNKIIRQSMQKKIKNHELKNEVVMKQFKAALNYGIRSRWFEEISANPRAYEYYYVLYLNEGQDFAQSLDFTRDYPQRTFELWRTMTFTEGFPKLDGMALSPLEYGLLLRCAGKRSLADIETELFSLFGGPYQNQVEFHEKLVDILYQFNFKYWLTHFMI
- a CDS encoding Nif11-like leader peptide family natural product precursor, producing MSIDGAKALAAKVLTDEALAKQLDDAKTEAEFDAVVAKLGYSCTAVEFDAAFKEAQAKQPISDDQLDQAAGGLSIVGVDYAFTATQTARA
- a CDS encoding radical SAM protein; its protein translation is MELLLIKSHRYVSGYIPGSNLGMNILTQLLTKKGYQVEMFQGYAKEAMDYVKALMEKEDQPKIIGFYCDFNNIHWVKTFSKEVKKQYPELILLAGGPQTAGMDADFLKETAIAAACIGEGEETILELMDFFIEKKGALNDIQGIIFRDEDGKLVETEPRKPPEDLDDIPWPDITLTNDYKYYGLLPILTGRGCPFGCTFCYEGANAKRVRRHSVPSLMAEIRTNFKRNPAINYINFLDDTFTLDHKRVDQICEEVNKIRADYDFVWFASAHISTIDKHREMARNLADAGLKKIFFGLESGSDQVLKSYNKKITRKMAVDVIDHCVESGIHGISGNIIIGGPHETRDTIQESEDLIMELLHNAPGQFETAYFSFLPYPKTPITLNPEKFGMEIYEDLIDCCNEDIPLSRTQALDFTDLINIRLQANKRLQNEMRKIYFDGKIPEAVILDSYRLGRQYGVFTRWNDYVYKNIPIDDAYWKMRASDEYVINAQLGRNDEDALIHRTFELWLYTDVTAEKPQIFDQTLDEIDYTLLKLCNGRLSKKEVLQQARKNLDPQEKNPDFYGEAAQSLNKMEGNKWILYRKP
- a CDS encoding radical SAM protein, which produces MDFISETITSKPKVLLVYTQRMVRGRTFEMIENLGILTLAAQLNANGFEAIAYTGISTDAVKTIKKMKDDLFAVCFYCDFDNRAVVAAIIHYLKRKNDFYVVLGGPQTLHMTSADLKTFGADAIIKGEGEETLLSWLNAKVRGAEVFVQGEIRPDQNADYVYLEDFSKYELPRNEDVFNYQERPLLSVITARGCPYRCAFCFEGGNSKNLRMRSAEEVLNEIEMRIKNSQRPRYLFFCDDTFTTNPVRLKKILSGLRTLRKNHDFVWFCEGHPGFLVKHPELIREMIDSGMVRMQIGMESGVEAILKAYGKQARPEDIQKVVEICYAEGLPQLTGNYIIGGAFETAKTLQETTEKVLELLDLAPGMLDLSTTFMMPLPGTQIYNHPETFGIVLEDRECLTNLEDFPVNHTQELSLPEICMGRSRFITAVSNKMKDQYEKGLIPKERIRADFDLAFNYGIAAGYLKFIYAKDPLMVAYYKKLIEYKGVLKEWHELTEAEKNSWVIHKIPDFSMLDLDSLSQTEIDMLSYSGRFTTTEMAEKLKLPFAEMKNLLIKMNDKHLILFSAFI
- a CDS encoding ABC transporter substrate-binding protein; the encoded protein is MKKNRMIVSILAIFVISSVLCFGCTAKTTKTSTLSVDVVYPFSEDYSASFKNGIELAAKEINDQGGILNQAIEINYNDDGNNTNTAVEVATMIAEKQGFPIVIGHRSTDDVLKVASIYNQNNKLLFAPIIASSKVSLGENEGAYLCAPSDDKMAAEMVQSMTAQGITKIAMVHTASNTYGKDYIQKVEEHAKQAGIEIVDAVSYLPNLDYFRYYVKKWDSLGAQAIVTACVGNDITTLYDYLEKTGNTRPIFATYDIEVQPYVISQSMKSLTQVTSYFNSTATVGSEAGFIQAYQKAYGMAPDLPAAQAYVSMHLAADAANKAQSLEAEVLKKVLAENSFDSIYGSLNFDKRLINGIPVFQKIYVNNQLVPKDNPTGGGQS
- a CDS encoding biotin/lipoyl-binding protein codes for the protein MNKSIFQNKDDKSTKKNEHSALMTVIGPGNLLILLGITIFLVCVIVFSVTVPINMTTTLDAVVSYGEGNVDVVVENEGILSQVAVSNGDYVQRGDLLGVITTEATATPISNGAVLTDQQKSMVKRQTMIVAPENGVISGLNYQDGAYLAKNSTFCQIAKRENKDTTVVVQAYSNYEGAINIKQGDKVFVALESVNSDKYGYLRGVVRSVQLSGLSQDETSPVEMLIIIDPKVDAQGNYVWTKENNGFTGEITAGTSGSATIFTDKLYLIDLIIS
- a CDS encoding NHLP family bacteriocin export ABC transporter peptidase/permease/ATPase subunit yields the protein MTKPETEKSQDEKIKLPKIVKVPVVLQMEAVECGVASLSMVLAYYGRFETLETLRIDCGVSRDGVKAGNIARTARLYGLESQGFVCTVDKLKEMEMPVIIHWDFSHFVVLEGFKNNKVHLCDPASGQRVITEEELGAMFTGVVIESRPGPAFKKVGEKPDVWKALFKRLSQTGMSPLIYALILGVLLVIPGLVIANYSKIFVDYYLNNTEKFDILIFIFILLNTVILQAILNWLKENALVRMENYIAIDSAGTYLRHVLRLPVEFFNQRQSGDINSRMQSINTVATALSSNLARILVNLVTALLYLILLFQYNVILTLIGIVITGINIFLLQYTAKKNADNNRVLLQYQGKSIGWIMVNLKSIETIKSIGEEDNFFTRIAGLSAETLAVEQRMGRMEAVISVLPTLLTSVLTALIFMMGSEYVLMGTMTIGTFVAFNTLMTGFTQPMSELVSTSAALQGMIADIQRLDDVEKYPEDVALESEKLSLEGFDCDQLEGEIEIKELTFGYNRLSDPIIQGLNLKLRAGGSIALVGSSGSGKSTIAKMITTLYQPWSGEIRIDGIDIKAIPAELRYNTMSSVDQEIVMYSASVLDNITMWDETISVEDVIQATKDACIYEDILALPNAFDHVLSEGGKNLSGGQRQRLEIARALCKNPKILVMDEATSALDTATEAEVSENIKRRGISTILVAHRLSTIRDCDEIIVLNCGTVAERGTHDELMAVGGEYANLIRTEG